The following coding sequences are from one Ctenopharyngodon idella isolate HZGC_01 chromosome 17, HZGC01, whole genome shotgun sequence window:
- the sh3pxd2ab gene encoding SH3 and PX domain-containing protein 2A isoform X5 — protein sequence MFTCMFYWDFQEVVYSYLLYLYFCRLNVYASISISLWTRPITCLMCVFTGWWFVRTAEEQGWVPATYLVSLTGRRDSHRSLNGEKWYITDQSFSSSSQDELGFESGVMVEVIQRNLEGWWFIRYGGKEGWAPAAYLRKMQDGVMAGNQATETNKPVVHGQVEIIGNLMEISNLLNKKPANERHSHTEPDTNVHLNSNTLMHLANTYMHSQTDTYTQYNCNAEQTDAYSNNTHNARNSSSSSSSINTAANTGSSSSERDSDDQVNQHTDSSMHLSVSESSVSVSVPVPDACVPASVSEANVSSTPSALKTKSVPPSPAIARVAPQRFHSVETRSPSNSQKPLPRRENSLGFQLPQPPDPPSVEAEYYTIAEFRSCLTDGISFSGGQKADVIEKNSGGWWYVQIGEKEGWAPCSYIDKRKKPTLNRQTSTLTRPKVPPPAPPITKQNSLPCVESEVVSPASPRVYEEPEYDVPAVGLEFDTELEFLPGDAPSKAPPPLCQRSVSFTLGEGDEEDDEGVYANGGFRAVPQCKDSHSDKYSPSAAQQASMWDPPEYDAPTIESSIDTNTTLYTNPKQPKIKQQADESKTKPSVHPKPTNQDCSALRSPLNLEQTGQMQFRTSCTSEESESGSSDNFQMRLSDPSSCLYRTTAAYQREEPCELSFPAGVQVEVLDKQESGWWFVRWGNEEGWAPTYYLQPIKSSEVSGIETKTTEKLNSEMSWYVAPELEISVQVDVGKLGKCVSLEKNEQRVNQSLKGGDRSNQQNCRVGVKQLAVRPQNVLKDNTNTYTTPTGWRNDMLPNHPTLHSYNDQTSSSCAGNTESMRRKVPVSMVKPKPHLIHNNLREEYVSIADYHGDAETMSFPVGTRLEVLERNPNGWWYCRVLDTAKTRKGWVPSNFLERRS from the exons ATGTTTACATGTATGTTTTATTGGGATTTTCAGGAGGTTGTGTAcagttatttactgtatttgtatttttgtcgtttaaatgtatatgcttcgATTAGCATTAGCTTGTGGACGCGCCCTATTACATGCCTTATGTGTGTCTTTACAG ggTGGTGGTTTGTAAGAACAGCTGAAGAACAAGGCTGGGTTCCTGCAACATACCTTGTCTCTCTCACAGGACGTAGAGACAGCCACAGATCACTAAATGGAGAGA AGTGGTATATTACAGATCAGTCCTTCAGCAGTTCGAGTCAGGATGAGCTGGGCTTTGAGAGTGGCGTAATGGTTGAGGTTATCCAGAGGAATCTGGAGGGCTGGTGGTTCATACG TTATGGCGGAAAGGAGGGATGGGCCCCAGCTGCTTACCTGAGGAAAATGCAAGATGGTGTCATGGCTGGTAACCAGGCAACAGAGACAAATAAACCAGTTGTGCATGGTCAGGTGGAAATCATCGGAAACCTTATGGAGATCAGCAACCTCCTGAACAAGAAACCCGCTAACGAACGGCACTCACATACAGAACCTGACACCAATGTACACCTTAACAGCAACACACTAATGCATTTAGCAAACACATACATGCACTCACAGACTGACACATATACACAGTACAATTGCAATGCAGAGCAGACTGATGCTTACAGTAACAATACACACAATGCcagaaacagcagcagcagcagcagcagcattaaTACAGCTGCTAACACGGGCAGTAGTAGCTCAGAGAGAGACTCTGATGATCAGGTCAATCAGCACACAGACTCGAGTATGCATCTGTCTGTCTCAGAAAGCAGTGTGTCTGTGTCAGTGCCAGTGCCAGATGCTTGTGTACCTGCATCTGTTTCTGAAGCAAATGTGTCTTCAACACCATCCGCACTAAAGACCAAGAGTGTCCCTCCATCTCCTGCCATTGCTCGAGTAGCACCTCAAAGATTCCACAGCGTTGAGACCA GATCACCATCAAACAGTCAAAAACCACTTCCCCGTCGAGAAAACAGCCTG GGATTTCAGTTACCGCAGCCCCCAGATCCCCCTAGTGTTGAAGCTGAGTATTACACCATCGCTGAGTTCCGGTCCTGCTTGACAGATGGGATCAGTTTCAGTGGAGGACAGAAAGCTGAC GTCATTGAGAAGAACTCTGGAGGCTGGTGGTATGTCCAGATTGGAGAGAAGGAGGGTTGGGCCCCTTGTTCTTACATTGACAAACGCAAGAAGCCTACCTTGAACCGCCAAACCAGTACATTGACCCGGCCCAAGGTCCCACCTCCTGCTCCACCAATTACAAAGCAGAACTCGCTTCCATGTGTTGAGTCTGAGGTTGTGAGCCCAGCAAGTCCACGAGTGTATGAGGAACCAGAATATGATGTTCCAGCAGTGGGCCTTGAATTTGACACAGAGCTGGAGTTTCTCCCAGGAGATGCACCAAGTAAAGCCCCTCCTCCTCTGTGTCAGCGTAGCGTTTCCTTCACATTGGGTGAGGGGGATGAAGAGGACGATGAAGGTGTGTATGCAAATGGTGGCTTTAGAGCTGTGCCACAGTGTAAGGACAGTCATTCAGACAAATACTCGCCCTCTGCGGCCCAACAGGCATCTATGTGGGATCCACCGGAATATGACGCCCCTACAATCGAGTCCAGCATCGACACCAATACGACACTCTACACAAACCCAAAGCAACCTAAAATCAAACAGCAGGCTGATGAGTCTAAAACCAAACCATCTGTACATCCGAAGCCCACAAACCAAGACTGTAGTGCCCTCAGAAGTCCCCTAAATCTGGAGCAAACAGGCCAGATGCAATTCAGGACCTCCTGCACATCTGAGGAGTCTGAGAGTGGCTCATCGGACAACTTTCAGATGAGATTGTCAGATCCGTCTTCCTGCCTGTACCGCACTACTGCGGCGTACCAACGAGAAGAGCCATGTGAGCTCAGCTTTCCTGCGGGAGTGCAGGTGGAGGTGCTGGATAAGCAGGAGAGTGGCTGGTGGTTCGTCCGCTGGGGGAACGAAGAGGGATGGGCACCCACTTACTATCTACAGCCAATCAAAAGCTCAGAAGTAAGTGGTATAGAAACCAAAACCACTGAGAAGCTTAATTCTGAGATGTCTTGGTATGTGGCTCCTGAGTTAGAGATTTCTGTGCAGGTCGATGTTGGAAAGTTGGGTAAATGTGTAAGTTTGGAGAAGAACGAGCAGCGTGTTAACCAAAGCCTGAAGGGTGGAGACAGATCTAACCAGCAGAACTGCAGGGTTGGTGTGAAGCAGCTCGCAGTCAGACCTCAGAACGTCCTTAAGGACAACACTAATACGTACACAACTCCCACAGGATGGAGGAATGACATGCTGCCTAATCATCCCACACTCCATAGCTACAATGACCAAACTTCCTCTTCCTGTGCAGGTAATACAGAGAGCATGAGGCGTAAGGTACCGGTGTCAATGGTGAAGCCTAAACCTCATCTGATCCACAACAACCTGCGTGAGGAGTACGTTTCTATCGCCGATTACCATGGCGACGCAGAGACCATGAGCTTCCCTGTAGGTACGAGGCTGGAGGTCCTGGAGAGAAACCCTAACGGATGGTGGTACTGCCGTGTGCTCGACACAGCTAAAACACGTAAGGGATGGGTGCCCTCCAACTTCCTGGAGAGGAGGAGCTAG
- the sh3pxd2ab gene encoding SH3 and PX domain-containing protein 2A isoform X4, with protein sequence MFTCMFYWDFQEVVYSYLLYLYFCRLNVYASISISLWTRPITCLMCVFTGWWFVRTAEEQGWVPATYLVSLTGRRDSHRSLNGETEWYITDQSFSSSSQDELGFESGVMVEVIQRNLEGWWFIRYGGKEGWAPAAYLRKMQDGVMAGNQATETNKPVVHGQVEIIGNLMEISNLLNKKPANERHSHTEPDTNVHLNSNTLMHLANTYMHSQTDTYTQYNCNAEQTDAYSNNTHNARNSSSSSSSINTAANTGSSSSERDSDDQVNQHTDSSMHLSVSESSVSVSVPVPDACVPASVSEANVSSTPSALKTKSVPPSPAIARVAPQRFHSVETRSPSNSQKPLPRRENSLGFQLPQPPDPPSVEAEYYTIAEFRSCLTDGISFSGGQKADVIEKNSGGWWYVQIGEKEGWAPCSYIDKRKKPTLNRQTSTLTRPKVPPPAPPITKQNSLPCVESEVVSPASPRVYEEPEYDVPAVGLEFDTELEFLPGDAPSKAPPPLCQRSVSFTLGEGDEEDDEGVYANGGFRAVPQCKDSHSDKYSPSAAQQASMWDPPEYDAPTIESSIDTNTTLYTNPKQPKIKQQADESKTKPSVHPKPTNQDCSALRSPLNLEQTGQMQFRTSCTSEESESGSSDNFQMRLSDPSSCLYRTTAAYQREEPCELSFPAGVQVEVLDKQESGWWFVRWGNEEGWAPTYYLQPIKSSEVSGIETKTTEKLNSEMSWYVAPELEISVQVDVGKLGKCVSLEKNEQRVNQSLKGGDRSNQQNCRVGVKQLAVRPQNVLKDNTNTYTTPTGWRNDMLPNHPTLHSYNDQTSSSCAGNTESMRRKVPVSMVKPKPHLIHNNLREEYVSIADYHGDAETMSFPVGTRLEVLERNPNGWWYCRVLDTAKTRKGWVPSNFLERRS encoded by the exons ATGTTTACATGTATGTTTTATTGGGATTTTCAGGAGGTTGTGTAcagttatttactgtatttgtatttttgtcgtttaaatgtatatgcttcgATTAGCATTAGCTTGTGGACGCGCCCTATTACATGCCTTATGTGTGTCTTTACAG ggTGGTGGTTTGTAAGAACAGCTGAAGAACAAGGCTGGGTTCCTGCAACATACCTTGTCTCTCTCACAGGACGTAGAGACAGCCACAGATCACTAAATGGAGAGA CAGAGTGGTATATTACAGATCAGTCCTTCAGCAGTTCGAGTCAGGATGAGCTGGGCTTTGAGAGTGGCGTAATGGTTGAGGTTATCCAGAGGAATCTGGAGGGCTGGTGGTTCATACG TTATGGCGGAAAGGAGGGATGGGCCCCAGCTGCTTACCTGAGGAAAATGCAAGATGGTGTCATGGCTGGTAACCAGGCAACAGAGACAAATAAACCAGTTGTGCATGGTCAGGTGGAAATCATCGGAAACCTTATGGAGATCAGCAACCTCCTGAACAAGAAACCCGCTAACGAACGGCACTCACATACAGAACCTGACACCAATGTACACCTTAACAGCAACACACTAATGCATTTAGCAAACACATACATGCACTCACAGACTGACACATATACACAGTACAATTGCAATGCAGAGCAGACTGATGCTTACAGTAACAATACACACAATGCcagaaacagcagcagcagcagcagcagcattaaTACAGCTGCTAACACGGGCAGTAGTAGCTCAGAGAGAGACTCTGATGATCAGGTCAATCAGCACACAGACTCGAGTATGCATCTGTCTGTCTCAGAAAGCAGTGTGTCTGTGTCAGTGCCAGTGCCAGATGCTTGTGTACCTGCATCTGTTTCTGAAGCAAATGTGTCTTCAACACCATCCGCACTAAAGACCAAGAGTGTCCCTCCATCTCCTGCCATTGCTCGAGTAGCACCTCAAAGATTCCACAGCGTTGAGACCA GATCACCATCAAACAGTCAAAAACCACTTCCCCGTCGAGAAAACAGCCTG GGATTTCAGTTACCGCAGCCCCCAGATCCCCCTAGTGTTGAAGCTGAGTATTACACCATCGCTGAGTTCCGGTCCTGCTTGACAGATGGGATCAGTTTCAGTGGAGGACAGAAAGCTGAC GTCATTGAGAAGAACTCTGGAGGCTGGTGGTATGTCCAGATTGGAGAGAAGGAGGGTTGGGCCCCTTGTTCTTACATTGACAAACGCAAGAAGCCTACCTTGAACCGCCAAACCAGTACATTGACCCGGCCCAAGGTCCCACCTCCTGCTCCACCAATTACAAAGCAGAACTCGCTTCCATGTGTTGAGTCTGAGGTTGTGAGCCCAGCAAGTCCACGAGTGTATGAGGAACCAGAATATGATGTTCCAGCAGTGGGCCTTGAATTTGACACAGAGCTGGAGTTTCTCCCAGGAGATGCACCAAGTAAAGCCCCTCCTCCTCTGTGTCAGCGTAGCGTTTCCTTCACATTGGGTGAGGGGGATGAAGAGGACGATGAAGGTGTGTATGCAAATGGTGGCTTTAGAGCTGTGCCACAGTGTAAGGACAGTCATTCAGACAAATACTCGCCCTCTGCGGCCCAACAGGCATCTATGTGGGATCCACCGGAATATGACGCCCCTACAATCGAGTCCAGCATCGACACCAATACGACACTCTACACAAACCCAAAGCAACCTAAAATCAAACAGCAGGCTGATGAGTCTAAAACCAAACCATCTGTACATCCGAAGCCCACAAACCAAGACTGTAGTGCCCTCAGAAGTCCCCTAAATCTGGAGCAAACAGGCCAGATGCAATTCAGGACCTCCTGCACATCTGAGGAGTCTGAGAGTGGCTCATCGGACAACTTTCAGATGAGATTGTCAGATCCGTCTTCCTGCCTGTACCGCACTACTGCGGCGTACCAACGAGAAGAGCCATGTGAGCTCAGCTTTCCTGCGGGAGTGCAGGTGGAGGTGCTGGATAAGCAGGAGAGTGGCTGGTGGTTCGTCCGCTGGGGGAACGAAGAGGGATGGGCACCCACTTACTATCTACAGCCAATCAAAAGCTCAGAAGTAAGTGGTATAGAAACCAAAACCACTGAGAAGCTTAATTCTGAGATGTCTTGGTATGTGGCTCCTGAGTTAGAGATTTCTGTGCAGGTCGATGTTGGAAAGTTGGGTAAATGTGTAAGTTTGGAGAAGAACGAGCAGCGTGTTAACCAAAGCCTGAAGGGTGGAGACAGATCTAACCAGCAGAACTGCAGGGTTGGTGTGAAGCAGCTCGCAGTCAGACCTCAGAACGTCCTTAAGGACAACACTAATACGTACACAACTCCCACAGGATGGAGGAATGACATGCTGCCTAATCATCCCACACTCCATAGCTACAATGACCAAACTTCCTCTTCCTGTGCAGGTAATACAGAGAGCATGAGGCGTAAGGTACCGGTGTCAATGGTGAAGCCTAAACCTCATCTGATCCACAACAACCTGCGTGAGGAGTACGTTTCTATCGCCGATTACCATGGCGACGCAGAGACCATGAGCTTCCCTGTAGGTACGAGGCTGGAGGTCCTGGAGAGAAACCCTAACGGATGGTGGTACTGCCGTGTGCTCGACACAGCTAAAACACGTAAGGGATGGGTGCCCTCCAACTTCCTGGAGAGGAGGAGCTAG
- the sh3pxd2ab gene encoding SH3 and PX domain-containing protein 2A isoform X6, translating into MCVYVVTADYQRQENTEISLKAGERVEVIEKSESGWWFVRTAEEQGWVPATYLVSLTGRRDSHRSLNGETEWYITDQSFSSSSQDELGFESGVMVEVIQRNLEGWWFIRYGGKEGWAPAAYLRKMQDGVMAGNQATETNKPVVHGQVEIIGNLMEISNLLNKKPANERHSHTEPDTNVHLNSNTLMHLANTYMHSQTDTYTQYNCNAEQTDAYSNNTHNARNSSSSSSSINTAANTGSSSSERDSDDQVNQHTDSSMHLSVSESSVSVSVPVPDACVPASVSEANVSSTPSALKTKSVPPSPAIARVAPQRFHSVETRSPSNSQKPLPRRENSLGFQLPQPPDPPSVEAEYYTIAEFRSCLTDGISFSGGQKADVIEKNSGGWWYVQIGEKEGWAPCSYIDKRKKPTLNRQTSTLTRPKVPPPAPPITKQNSLPCVESEVVSPASPRVYEEPEYDVPAVGLEFDTELEFLPGDAPSKAPPPLCQRSVSFTLGEGDEEDDEGVYANGGFRAVPQCKDSHSDKYSPSAAQQASMWDPPEYDAPTIESSIDTNTTLYTNPKQPKIKQQADESKTKPSVHPKPTNQDCSALRSPLNLEQTGQMQFRTSCTSEESESGSSDNFQMRLSDPSSCLYRTTAAYQREEPCELSFPAGVQVEVLDKQESGWWFVRWGNEEGWAPTYYLQPIKSSEVSGIETKTTEKLNSEMSWYVAPELEISVQVDVGKLGKCVSLEKNEQRVNQSLKGGDRSNQQNCRVGVKQLAVRPQNVLKDNTNTYTTPTGWRNDMLPNHPTLHSYNDQTSSSCAGNTESMRRKVPVSMVKPKPHLIHNNLREEYVSIADYHGDAETMSFPVGTRLEVLERNPNGWWYCRVLDTAKTRKGWVPSNFLERRS; encoded by the exons ggTGGTGGTTTGTAAGAACAGCTGAAGAACAAGGCTGGGTTCCTGCAACATACCTTGTCTCTCTCACAGGACGTAGAGACAGCCACAGATCACTAAATGGAGAGA CAGAGTGGTATATTACAGATCAGTCCTTCAGCAGTTCGAGTCAGGATGAGCTGGGCTTTGAGAGTGGCGTAATGGTTGAGGTTATCCAGAGGAATCTGGAGGGCTGGTGGTTCATACG TTATGGCGGAAAGGAGGGATGGGCCCCAGCTGCTTACCTGAGGAAAATGCAAGATGGTGTCATGGCTGGTAACCAGGCAACAGAGACAAATAAACCAGTTGTGCATGGTCAGGTGGAAATCATCGGAAACCTTATGGAGATCAGCAACCTCCTGAACAAGAAACCCGCTAACGAACGGCACTCACATACAGAACCTGACACCAATGTACACCTTAACAGCAACACACTAATGCATTTAGCAAACACATACATGCACTCACAGACTGACACATATACACAGTACAATTGCAATGCAGAGCAGACTGATGCTTACAGTAACAATACACACAATGCcagaaacagcagcagcagcagcagcagcattaaTACAGCTGCTAACACGGGCAGTAGTAGCTCAGAGAGAGACTCTGATGATCAGGTCAATCAGCACACAGACTCGAGTATGCATCTGTCTGTCTCAGAAAGCAGTGTGTCTGTGTCAGTGCCAGTGCCAGATGCTTGTGTACCTGCATCTGTTTCTGAAGCAAATGTGTCTTCAACACCATCCGCACTAAAGACCAAGAGTGTCCCTCCATCTCCTGCCATTGCTCGAGTAGCACCTCAAAGATTCCACAGCGTTGAGACCA GATCACCATCAAACAGTCAAAAACCACTTCCCCGTCGAGAAAACAGCCTG GGATTTCAGTTACCGCAGCCCCCAGATCCCCCTAGTGTTGAAGCTGAGTATTACACCATCGCTGAGTTCCGGTCCTGCTTGACAGATGGGATCAGTTTCAGTGGAGGACAGAAAGCTGAC GTCATTGAGAAGAACTCTGGAGGCTGGTGGTATGTCCAGATTGGAGAGAAGGAGGGTTGGGCCCCTTGTTCTTACATTGACAAACGCAAGAAGCCTACCTTGAACCGCCAAACCAGTACATTGACCCGGCCCAAGGTCCCACCTCCTGCTCCACCAATTACAAAGCAGAACTCGCTTCCATGTGTTGAGTCTGAGGTTGTGAGCCCAGCAAGTCCACGAGTGTATGAGGAACCAGAATATGATGTTCCAGCAGTGGGCCTTGAATTTGACACAGAGCTGGAGTTTCTCCCAGGAGATGCACCAAGTAAAGCCCCTCCTCCTCTGTGTCAGCGTAGCGTTTCCTTCACATTGGGTGAGGGGGATGAAGAGGACGATGAAGGTGTGTATGCAAATGGTGGCTTTAGAGCTGTGCCACAGTGTAAGGACAGTCATTCAGACAAATACTCGCCCTCTGCGGCCCAACAGGCATCTATGTGGGATCCACCGGAATATGACGCCCCTACAATCGAGTCCAGCATCGACACCAATACGACACTCTACACAAACCCAAAGCAACCTAAAATCAAACAGCAGGCTGATGAGTCTAAAACCAAACCATCTGTACATCCGAAGCCCACAAACCAAGACTGTAGTGCCCTCAGAAGTCCCCTAAATCTGGAGCAAACAGGCCAGATGCAATTCAGGACCTCCTGCACATCTGAGGAGTCTGAGAGTGGCTCATCGGACAACTTTCAGATGAGATTGTCAGATCCGTCTTCCTGCCTGTACCGCACTACTGCGGCGTACCAACGAGAAGAGCCATGTGAGCTCAGCTTTCCTGCGGGAGTGCAGGTGGAGGTGCTGGATAAGCAGGAGAGTGGCTGGTGGTTCGTCCGCTGGGGGAACGAAGAGGGATGGGCACCCACTTACTATCTACAGCCAATCAAAAGCTCAGAAGTAAGTGGTATAGAAACCAAAACCACTGAGAAGCTTAATTCTGAGATGTCTTGGTATGTGGCTCCTGAGTTAGAGATTTCTGTGCAGGTCGATGTTGGAAAGTTGGGTAAATGTGTAAGTTTGGAGAAGAACGAGCAGCGTGTTAACCAAAGCCTGAAGGGTGGAGACAGATCTAACCAGCAGAACTGCAGGGTTGGTGTGAAGCAGCTCGCAGTCAGACCTCAGAACGTCCTTAAGGACAACACTAATACGTACACAACTCCCACAGGATGGAGGAATGACATGCTGCCTAATCATCCCACACTCCATAGCTACAATGACCAAACTTCCTCTTCCTGTGCAGGTAATACAGAGAGCATGAGGCGTAAGGTACCGGTGTCAATGGTGAAGCCTAAACCTCATCTGATCCACAACAACCTGCGTGAGGAGTACGTTTCTATCGCCGATTACCATGGCGACGCAGAGACCATGAGCTTCCCTGTAGGTACGAGGCTGGAGGTCCTGGAGAGAAACCCTAACGGATGGTGGTACTGCCGTGTGCTCGACACAGCTAAAACACGTAAGGGATGGGTGCCCTCCAACTTCCTGGAGAGGAGGAGCTAG
- the sh3pxd2ab gene encoding SH3 and PX domain-containing protein 2A isoform X3 yields the protein MLASSTAKSNMWRERGEALGAEECMCVYVVTADYQRQENTEISLKAGERVEVIEKSESGWWFVRTAEEQGWVPATYLVSLTGRRDSHRSLNGETEWYITDQSFSSSSQDELGFESGVMVEVIQRNLEGWWFIRYGGKEGWAPAAYLRKMQDGVMAGNQATETNKPVVHGQVEIIGNLMEISNLLNKKPANERHSHTEPDTNVHLNSNTLMHLANTYMHSQTDTYTQYNCNAEQTDAYSNNTHNARNSSSSSSSINTAANTGSSSSERDSDDQVNQHTDSSMHLSVSESSVSVSVPVPDACVPASVSEANVSSTPSALKTKSVPPSPAIARVAPQRFHSVETRSPSNSQKPLPRRENSLGFQLPQPPDPPSVEAEYYTIAEFRSCLTDGISFSGGQKADVIEKNSGGWWYVQIGEKEGWAPCSYIDKRKKPTLNRQTSTLTRPKVPPPAPPITKQNSLPCVESEVVSPASPRVYEEPEYDVPAVGLEFDTELEFLPGDAPSKAPPPLCQRSVSFTLGEGDEEDDEGVYANGGFRAVPQCKDSHSDKYSPSAAQQASMWDPPEYDAPTIESSIDTNTTLYTNPKQPKIKQQADESKTKPSVHPKPTNQDCSALRSPLNLEQTGQMQFRTSCTSEESESGSSDNFQMRLSDPSSCLYRTTAAYQREEPCELSFPAGVQVEVLDKQESGWWFVRWGNEEGWAPTYYLQPIKSSEVSGIETKTTEKLNSEMSWYVAPELEISVQVDVGKLGKCVSLEKNEQRVNQSLKGGDRSNQQNCRVGVKQLAVRPQNVLKDNTNTYTTPTGWRNDMLPNHPTLHSYNDQTSSSCAGNTESMRRKVPVSMVKPKPHLIHNNLREEYVSIADYHGDAETMSFPVGTRLEVLERNPNGWWYCRVLDTAKTRKGWVPSNFLERRS from the exons ggTGGTGGTTTGTAAGAACAGCTGAAGAACAAGGCTGGGTTCCTGCAACATACCTTGTCTCTCTCACAGGACGTAGAGACAGCCACAGATCACTAAATGGAGAGA CAGAGTGGTATATTACAGATCAGTCCTTCAGCAGTTCGAGTCAGGATGAGCTGGGCTTTGAGAGTGGCGTAATGGTTGAGGTTATCCAGAGGAATCTGGAGGGCTGGTGGTTCATACG TTATGGCGGAAAGGAGGGATGGGCCCCAGCTGCTTACCTGAGGAAAATGCAAGATGGTGTCATGGCTGGTAACCAGGCAACAGAGACAAATAAACCAGTTGTGCATGGTCAGGTGGAAATCATCGGAAACCTTATGGAGATCAGCAACCTCCTGAACAAGAAACCCGCTAACGAACGGCACTCACATACAGAACCTGACACCAATGTACACCTTAACAGCAACACACTAATGCATTTAGCAAACACATACATGCACTCACAGACTGACACATATACACAGTACAATTGCAATGCAGAGCAGACTGATGCTTACAGTAACAATACACACAATGCcagaaacagcagcagcagcagcagcagcattaaTACAGCTGCTAACACGGGCAGTAGTAGCTCAGAGAGAGACTCTGATGATCAGGTCAATCAGCACACAGACTCGAGTATGCATCTGTCTGTCTCAGAAAGCAGTGTGTCTGTGTCAGTGCCAGTGCCAGATGCTTGTGTACCTGCATCTGTTTCTGAAGCAAATGTGTCTTCAACACCATCCGCACTAAAGACCAAGAGTGTCCCTCCATCTCCTGCCATTGCTCGAGTAGCACCTCAAAGATTCCACAGCGTTGAGACCA GATCACCATCAAACAGTCAAAAACCACTTCCCCGTCGAGAAAACAGCCTG GGATTTCAGTTACCGCAGCCCCCAGATCCCCCTAGTGTTGAAGCTGAGTATTACACCATCGCTGAGTTCCGGTCCTGCTTGACAGATGGGATCAGTTTCAGTGGAGGACAGAAAGCTGAC GTCATTGAGAAGAACTCTGGAGGCTGGTGGTATGTCCAGATTGGAGAGAAGGAGGGTTGGGCCCCTTGTTCTTACATTGACAAACGCAAGAAGCCTACCTTGAACCGCCAAACCAGTACATTGACCCGGCCCAAGGTCCCACCTCCTGCTCCACCAATTACAAAGCAGAACTCGCTTCCATGTGTTGAGTCTGAGGTTGTGAGCCCAGCAAGTCCACGAGTGTATGAGGAACCAGAATATGATGTTCCAGCAGTGGGCCTTGAATTTGACACAGAGCTGGAGTTTCTCCCAGGAGATGCACCAAGTAAAGCCCCTCCTCCTCTGTGTCAGCGTAGCGTTTCCTTCACATTGGGTGAGGGGGATGAAGAGGACGATGAAGGTGTGTATGCAAATGGTGGCTTTAGAGCTGTGCCACAGTGTAAGGACAGTCATTCAGACAAATACTCGCCCTCTGCGGCCCAACAGGCATCTATGTGGGATCCACCGGAATATGACGCCCCTACAATCGAGTCCAGCATCGACACCAATACGACACTCTACACAAACCCAAAGCAACCTAAAATCAAACAGCAGGCTGATGAGTCTAAAACCAAACCATCTGTACATCCGAAGCCCACAAACCAAGACTGTAGTGCCCTCAGAAGTCCCCTAAATCTGGAGCAAACAGGCCAGATGCAATTCAGGACCTCCTGCACATCTGAGGAGTCTGAGAGTGGCTCATCGGACAACTTTCAGATGAGATTGTCAGATCCGTCTTCCTGCCTGTACCGCACTACTGCGGCGTACCAACGAGAAGAGCCATGTGAGCTCAGCTTTCCTGCGGGAGTGCAGGTGGAGGTGCTGGATAAGCAGGAGAGTGGCTGGTGGTTCGTCCGCTGGGGGAACGAAGAGGGATGGGCACCCACTTACTATCTACAGCCAATCAAAAGCTCAGAAGTAAGTGGTATAGAAACCAAAACCACTGAGAAGCTTAATTCTGAGATGTCTTGGTATGTGGCTCCTGAGTTAGAGATTTCTGTGCAGGTCGATGTTGGAAAGTTGGGTAAATGTGTAAGTTTGGAGAAGAACGAGCAGCGTGTTAACCAAAGCCTGAAGGGTGGAGACAGATCTAACCAGCAGAACTGCAGGGTTGGTGTGAAGCAGCTCGCAGTCAGACCTCAGAACGTCCTTAAGGACAACACTAATACGTACACAACTCCCACAGGATGGAGGAATGACATGCTGCCTAATCATCCCACACTCCATAGCTACAATGACCAAACTTCCTCTTCCTGTGCAGGTAATACAGAGAGCATGAGGCGTAAGGTACCGGTGTCAATGGTGAAGCCTAAACCTCATCTGATCCACAACAACCTGCGTGAGGAGTACGTTTCTATCGCCGATTACCATGGCGACGCAGAGACCATGAGCTTCCCTGTAGGTACGAGGCTGGAGGTCCTGGAGAGAAACCCTAACGGATGGTGGTACTGCCGTGTGCTCGACACAGCTAAAACACGTAAGGGATGGGTGCCCTCCAACTTCCTGGAGAGGAGGAGCTAG